The following proteins are co-located in the Clostridiales bacterium genome:
- a CDS encoding MATE family efflux transporter: MDELNEKTNVSAELSEFESKKITPLFWKYSVFALAGLMFQAASVVADGIFVGKGVGPMGLATIGIIAPLWTMNVALFGLFGIGGATIAAMKLGEGDEEGARKAYGSILSFSFLVGIVIAAVFLIGMDPILSFLGATQEILPFARQYAYPYILGAPICIAGSVSYYFARVDEKPKAAAIAYIAPAILAIVLEYLFVIKMGWGMMGSAVCWVVCVGLALLLVPYMQVVSTKMKLCVSDLKIDMSIIKTAVKIGFAYFAIQICTTVTTILINNLIITYGGSELEIAAFAILNAYIMYIVMLVTTSFIMGLQPIASFNIGVKNFARVAQLIKTALTHSTAALIAVTILVFLFAEQIITFFVGPDPVIVATTAAIMKVYMLLFALGNISQITAGYYMAVEKNGLAILNGISRIIIFAVPLLMIFPRIYGLDGIWMAQPGADFLSALLAIVLVSREYRNLMKIEKPL; encoded by the coding sequence ATGGATGAACTGAATGAAAAAACTAATGTTTCAGCTGAATTGAGTGAATTTGAATCAAAAAAAATTACTCCGCTTTTCTGGAAATATTCTGTCTTTGCGCTCGCAGGGCTGATGTTCCAGGCAGCTTCCGTTGTTGCTGACGGTATCTTTGTCGGTAAAGGCGTCGGCCCTATGGGACTCGCCACCATCGGAATCATCGCCCCCTTGTGGACGATGAATGTGGCACTGTTCGGACTATTTGGCATCGGTGGAGCAACCATCGCCGCTATGAAGCTGGGTGAGGGAGATGAAGAGGGTGCGAGAAAAGCATATGGCTCGATATTATCCTTTTCATTTCTTGTAGGAATTGTGATTGCTGCGGTCTTTCTAATTGGCATGGACCCGATCTTATCATTTTTGGGAGCGACCCAGGAGATTCTTCCCTTTGCACGCCAGTATGCGTATCCTTATATTCTAGGTGCTCCGATCTGTATTGCGGGATCAGTCTCCTATTATTTTGCAAGAGTAGACGAAAAACCTAAGGCTGCTGCTATTGCTTACATTGCGCCGGCGATTCTTGCGATCGTATTGGAGTATTTGTTCGTTATCAAAATGGGCTGGGGAATGATGGGTTCGGCAGTATGCTGGGTTGTCTGTGTTGGTCTGGCACTCCTGCTTGTTCCATACATGCAAGTGGTAAGTACCAAAATGAAGCTGTGCGTATCCGATTTAAAAATTGATATGAGTATAATCAAGACTGCTGTAAAAATTGGATTTGCCTATTTTGCGATTCAGATCTGCACTACCGTCACAACAATCCTTATTAATAATCTGATCATCACCTATGGCGGCAGTGAGTTGGAAATAGCGGCGTTTGCCATTCTCAATGCATATATCATGTATATTGTAATGCTTGTGACCACTTCCTTTATTATGGGGCTTCAACCGATTGCCAGCTTCAATATTGGAGTTAAGAATTTCGCGAGGGTTGCACAACTAATCAAAACAGCTCTAACTCACAGTACCGCTGCACTGATTGCAGTCACCATCCTTGTATTTCTCTTCGCAGAGCAGATTATTACCTTCTTTGTGGGGCCGGATCCTGTGATTGTTGCAACAACAGCGGCAATTATGAAGGTTTACATGCTGCTGTTTGCACTGGGAAATATCTCTCAGATCACAGCCGGTTACTACATGGCGGTGGAGAAGAACGGACTTGCGATTCTCAACGGCATCTCCAGGATTATTATCTTTGCTGTACCGCTTCTGATGATTTTCCCTCGGATTTATGGGCTGGATGGAATCTGGATGGCTCAGCCAGGTGCGGATTTTCTGTCTGCGCTGCTTGCAATCGTTCTTGTTTCACGTGAGTATAGGAATTTGATGAAAATAGAAAAGCCATTATAG
- a CDS encoding pseudouridine-5'-phosphate glycosidase: MLEKYLDINPEVKEALEAGKAVVALESTIISHGMPYPKNVETALNVERIIKENGAVPATIAIIKGRLKVGLTPEEIEYLGKSHGVIKASRRDVPFAVAKGLDGATTVASTMIIANLAGIKVFATGGIGGVHRGAQETFDISADLQELAQTNVAVICAGAKSILDIGLTLEYLETYGVPVIGFGTEELPAFYTSKSGFGVDYRVDTPLELASALKAKWDLGLKGGAVIANPIPQEFEMDPAVINAAIDSAIREADEKGIKGKESTPFLLAKVKELTEGASLDSNIQLVYNNAKVGAQIAVELSKL, from the coding sequence ATGTTAGAAAAATATCTTGATATCAACCCAGAGGTTAAGGAAGCACTGGAAGCAGGAAAAGCCGTGGTTGCTCTTGAATCAACCATTATCTCTCACGGTATGCCTTATCCTAAAAATGTTGAGACAGCCCTCAACGTTGAGAGAATTATCAAAGAGAACGGTGCAGTTCCGGCAACCATTGCAATCATAAAAGGCAGATTAAAGGTCGGTTTGACACCGGAGGAAATTGAATATTTAGGAAAAAGCCACGGCGTTATTAAGGCTAGCCGGAGAGATGTCCCCTTTGCAGTGGCAAAAGGATTGGATGGTGCCACAACAGTTGCTTCAACCATGATCATTGCAAACCTTGCAGGAATCAAAGTATTTGCCACAGGAGGAATTGGCGGTGTTCACAGAGGTGCTCAGGAGACCTTTGATATCTCAGCTGATCTGCAGGAACTGGCACAAACAAATGTAGCCGTCATCTGCGCTGGCGCTAAATCAATTCTGGATATCGGCCTAACGCTGGAATATCTTGAAACCTATGGCGTGCCTGTCATCGGCTTTGGAACTGAGGAGCTTCCTGCGTTCTATACTTCGAAAAGCGGCTTTGGTGTAGATTACAGAGTGGATACACCACTTGAGCTTGCCAGTGCCTTAAAAGCAAAATGGGATCTGGGACTGAAGGGTGGAGCGGTAATTGCAAATCCAATTCCCCAGGAGTTCGAAATGGACCCCGCTGTCATTAATGCGGCCATCGATTCTGCCATCCGTGAAGCAGACGAGAAGGGAATCAAGGGAAAAGAGAGCACTCCATTCCTGCTTGCAAAAGTAAAGGAGCTGACGGAAGGTGCCAGCCTGGACTCCAATATCCAGCTCGTTTATAATAACGCCAAGGTCGGAGCACAAATTGCAGTGGAGCTGAGCAAGCTTTAG
- a CDS encoding amidohydrolase family protein — translation MYGKWDILLKDGYIVDGTGQKGWQGSLLISEDRIKELPREEIDGDYETIDCSGKVIAPGFIDAHSHNDWYLPLEDAEQFTNPFIRQGITTFIGGNCGFGASGFQKNTKYLREICNNPFKSDLKIRWSSMGDYFGVLEKSGLTANLACLAGHGTARTSLRGYDPSVMSKEEMKEMLKLLDEAMDDGAKGVSIGLQYEPGIFSGMDELKEVARLVKKRDKILTTHARASSCVSGTYPIKPFGKPHNILALKDMIQLARETGVRLQYSHFIFVGERTWSTFEESMEIVDKALSEGIDFKFDIYAYPCGGSVISVVLPEWFMAKAPKSYRSKSDLTRLHLEMSAIKRMVGFGYEDIQITYIDDPELKKFNGRFITDIAGELGLPLFETFMLFVERSEGKARVIQYKFFDQHILEAQMKHPASIFMTDAWVEKAGVQNPASFGCFPKFLQLSNENEILTLEEAVHKMTKAAADRFNIRDRGVLKKGNAADITVFNWSKVRDNTSRARTDMAPSGIEHVLINGSWALRDGALCKGDRFGVILR, via the coding sequence ATGTATGGGAAATGGGATATTCTTTTAAAGGACGGTTATATCGTCGATGGAACTGGGCAAAAGGGATGGCAGGGTTCTCTTCTGATTTCAGAGGATCGCATCAAGGAGCTGCCTCGTGAGGAGATCGATGGAGATTATGAGACGATAGATTGCTCAGGAAAGGTCATCGCTCCGGGGTTTATCGATGCCCATTCCCATAATGACTGGTATCTTCCACTGGAAGATGCAGAACAATTTACAAATCCTTTTATAAGGCAGGGGATAACCACCTTTATAGGTGGCAACTGCGGATTCGGTGCATCAGGATTTCAAAAGAATACAAAGTATCTTCGGGAGATATGCAACAACCCTTTCAAATCGGATCTCAAGATTCGCTGGTCTTCTATGGGTGACTATTTCGGCGTGCTGGAAAAGAGTGGACTAACTGCTAACTTGGCCTGCCTTGCGGGACATGGCACAGCAAGAACCTCGCTCCGGGGTTATGATCCATCGGTGATGTCCAAAGAAGAAATGAAGGAAATGTTGAAACTGCTGGATGAGGCCATGGACGATGGGGCTAAGGGAGTATCGATCGGTCTGCAGTACGAGCCCGGTATCTTCTCAGGGATGGACGAACTTAAGGAGGTTGCCCGACTTGTTAAAAAGAGGGATAAAATCTTGACGACCCACGCCCGCGCATCTTCCTGCGTTTCCGGAACGTATCCCATAAAACCTTTTGGGAAGCCTCACAATATTCTGGCATTGAAGGATATGATCCAGCTTGCCCGGGAGACCGGTGTGCGGCTGCAGTATTCTCATTTCATCTTTGTGGGTGAAAGAACCTGGAGTACCTTTGAAGAGTCTATGGAAATTGTAGACAAAGCTCTTTCAGAGGGGATCGATTTTAAATTTGATATTTACGCATATCCATGCGGCGGTTCTGTTATCTCTGTTGTCCTCCCGGAATGGTTTATGGCGAAAGCCCCGAAATCCTACCGGAGCAAGTCTGATTTGACTCGGCTGCATCTGGAAATGTCTGCGATAAAAAGAATGGTTGGCTTTGGCTATGAAGACATACAGATTACATATATTGATGATCCTGAGCTGAAAAAGTTCAACGGAAGGTTTATTACGGATATTGCGGGGGAACTGGGGCTGCCTCTGTTTGAAACCTTTATGCTGTTTGTTGAACGGAGCGAAGGCAAGGCAAGGGTGATACAGTATAAATTCTTTGATCAGCATATTTTAGAGGCACAAATGAAACACCCTGCCTCGATTTTCATGACAGATGCATGGGTTGAGAAGGCGGGTGTTCAAAATCCGGCAAGCTTTGGCTGCTTCCCGAAGTTTTTGCAGCTATCTAATGAAAATGAGATTCTGACGCTGGAGGAGGCGGTTCATAAAATGACGAAAGCTGCTGCAGATCGGTTTAATATCAGGGATAGGGGCGTTCTGAAAAAAGGAAATGCGGCAGATATTACGGTTTTCAACTGGAGTAAAGTGCGGGACAATACGAGCCGCGCAAGGACGGATATGGCTCCTTCCGGCATCGAGCATGTGCTCATCAATGGCAGTTGGGCTCTCCGGGATGGAGCACTTTGTAAAGGGGATCGGTTTGGAGTTATCCTCCGGTAG
- a CDS encoding amidohydrolase, whose protein sequence is METADIILKSNAIFTGLEETPFPGFVAIKGNKICAVGRSNQFEHMVGTKTKLLDYQDHLILPGFIDAHVHYFMGAIAASEHMCSEITYSSSEAECVQMVEAYANLHPEKKRIIGIGWFPANWGDAPLPTCTSLDRAFPDIPVYLISADVHTFWLNTRALEESCISGDEILESGEIGKFEDGRLNGLLFEPEAFLPAMDQVMDLPKDQMKQLQKDFFRHINSCGVTSVSEMSADRICDATRNTYRVVQEMEAEGELTLRIHIYPALGTEPDYENAVKLRDEFCSEKLRISGLKQFVDGVTSTHTAYLLEAYEDAPDTAGKPIYPKEVLERCTIRANREGFGVRFHAIGDGAVRMALDIFEASNLANENPRNERRLRNTIEHCETIHSSDLPRFEKLGVIASMQPYHLIQDSGEKLLRMGVDRSKTEWPHRSLLSAGAMLAFGTDYPVVDFNPFPSIYAAVTRCDDEGKPSGANPEEAITLAEALRAYTSGGAYVYGREGELGTLEEGKLADIAVLSRNLFTLTSEGIMDCKVVLTVMDGEIVYNRENENP, encoded by the coding sequence ATGGAGACTGCTGACATCATTTTGAAAAGCAATGCAATTTTTACAGGACTGGAGGAGACACCGTTTCCGGGATTTGTAGCAATCAAGGGAAATAAGATCTGTGCCGTTGGCAGGTCGAATCAATTTGAACATATGGTTGGGACCAAAACAAAGCTCCTCGATTATCAGGATCATTTGATCCTTCCGGGCTTTATTGATGCCCATGTCCATTATTTTATGGGAGCCATAGCAGCCAGTGAGCATATGTGCAGCGAGATTACATATTCCTCTTCCGAAGCGGAGTGCGTCCAGATGGTGGAAGCGTATGCTAATCTGCATCCGGAAAAGAAGAGAATCATCGGGATCGGCTGGTTTCCCGCAAACTGGGGAGATGCACCGCTGCCAACCTGCACCTCACTGGACAGAGCCTTTCCGGATATTCCTGTGTATCTGATTTCCGCAGATGTCCATACCTTCTGGCTAAATACCAGAGCGCTCGAGGAATCCTGCATCTCTGGTGATGAAATCCTGGAAAGTGGTGAGATCGGCAAATTTGAGGACGGCAGATTAAACGGTCTGTTGTTTGAACCGGAGGCGTTTTTACCGGCAATGGATCAAGTTATGGATCTGCCCAAAGATCAGATGAAGCAGCTGCAAAAGGATTTTTTCCGCCATATCAACAGCTGTGGCGTTACTTCCGTCAGCGAAATGTCTGCGGACAGGATTTGTGATGCCACCAGAAACACTTACAGAGTGGTACAGGAGATGGAAGCAGAAGGAGAACTGACGCTGCGAATTCATATCTATCCTGCCTTGGGAACGGAGCCGGATTATGAGAATGCAGTGAAACTTCGCGATGAATTCTGTTCCGAAAAACTTAGGATTTCCGGTTTGAAGCAATTTGTAGACGGGGTAACTTCCACCCATACGGCGTATCTACTGGAAGCCTACGAAGATGCGCCTGATACGGCGGGAAAACCGATTTACCCCAAAGAAGTCTTGGAAAGGTGTACGATCAGAGCGAATCGTGAGGGCTTTGGGGTTCGATTTCACGCCATCGGTGACGGGGCGGTGCGGATGGCACTGGACATTTTTGAAGCTTCCAACTTGGCTAATGAAAATCCACGGAACGAAAGAAGGCTGCGAAATACCATTGAGCATTGTGAAACCATTCACTCATCAGATCTTCCGAGATTTGAGAAGCTGGGTGTTATTGCATCCATGCAGCCATATCATCTGATTCAGGACTCGGGCGAGAAGCTACTGCGCATGGGAGTGGATCGCAGTAAAACCGAATGGCCGCACCGTTCGCTTCTTTCCGCCGGTGCGATGCTGGCCTTTGGAACTGATTATCCCGTGGTGGATTTCAATCCCTTTCCCAGTATTTATGCCGCGGTGACCCGATGCGATGACGAGGGCAAGCCTTCCGGTGCAAACCCAGAGGAGGCCATTACGCTGGCAGAGGCATTGCGTGCATATACATCTGGAGGCGCCTACGTTTATGGCAGAGAAGGAGAATTGGGAACCCTTGAAGAAGGTAAGCTGGCAGACATCGCGGTGCTCAGCAGGAATTTATTTACCCTGACAAGCGAAGGAATCATGGACTGCAAAGTCGTTTTAACCGTTATGGATGGAGAAATTGTATATAATAGGGAGAATGAAAACCCATAA
- a CDS encoding ISLre2 family transposase translates to MMLITTKTNNGGTLMNNSITEIAELIIRSFEENFEKMLMEKKDISEFVIETKKILDQVGTILAKEALEMMDSLVKGDSRRKQNWYVHEKAAPNTLATIFGEVHYHRTYYKHKTETEYRYLSDELMGIDSYDKMDVALKSRLIEEAIDTPYARSGRKAAETLQISSQSVMNAIRELGPVRNNEVKISRSKETPTILYIEADEDHVALQAGGCSEPKLVYVHEGRTQVGKERWKLQNPRYFGGMYRESEELWNEVADYIDTAYDYDKIEKIYLSGDGASWIKSGATIINKSIFVLDRYHLHKAVKTAGAHIENAEREIWRALKEKTKNT, encoded by the coding sequence ATGATGTTAATAACCACAAAAACAAATAACGGAGGCACTCTTATGAACAATAGTATAACTGAAATTGCAGAATTAATCATCAGGAGTTTTGAGGAAAACTTCGAAAAGATGTTGATGGAAAAGAAGGATATCTCCGAATTTGTAATTGAGACTAAGAAAATACTGGACCAAGTAGGAACGATTCTAGCGAAGGAAGCGCTGGAAATGATGGATTCTCTTGTGAAAGGAGATTCTCGTCGAAAGCAGAACTGGTATGTTCATGAGAAGGCTGCACCCAACACCCTTGCGACCATATTTGGTGAGGTTCATTATCATAGAACGTACTACAAGCATAAAACCGAAACGGAATATCGATATTTATCGGATGAACTGATGGGAATCGACTCCTACGACAAAATGGATGTTGCCTTGAAATCCAGACTGATTGAAGAAGCGATTGATACCCCGTACGCAAGAAGTGGCAGGAAAGCTGCCGAGACACTACAGATTTCAAGCCAGAGTGTTATGAACGCCATAAGGGAACTAGGCCCGGTCAGGAATAACGAAGTGAAAATTTCAAGATCAAAAGAAACGCCTACAATCCTCTACATTGAAGCTGACGAAGATCACGTTGCGCTTCAGGCTGGCGGCTGTTCAGAACCAAAGCTTGTGTATGTGCATGAAGGCAGGACACAGGTCGGAAAAGAAAGGTGGAAACTGCAGAACCCGAGATATTTCGGTGGAATGTACAGGGAATCAGAAGAACTCTGGAACGAAGTAGCAGATTACATTGATACCGCCTATGACTATGATAAGATTGAAAAAATATATTTGTCCGGGGATGGAGCAAGCTGGATAAAGTCAGGAGCAACCATAATCAACAAAAGTATTTTCGTACTTGACCGATACCACCTGCACAAGGCGGTAAAAACAGCAGGAGCGCATATTGAAAACGCTGAGAGGGAAATATGGAGAGCCCTTAAAGAGAAGACAAAGAATACTTAA
- a CDS encoding TetR/AcrR family transcriptional regulator: protein MKLPLFNESFTKISEEKRNKILQTATDYFAEHGFESSNINIIAKKAGISIGAMYSYFSSKEALFSTVIHYAVETLKSVMDEIMKGEDELLIKLEKIIRAVQFNSRTNILYTKLYGQLTAENRSDLTSQIVTDIESVTAGLYTALLEQAQKENVIRDDIDPRLFAFFLDNLLITLQFSYACTYYRERLKIYAGEDIFSDDELVATQLMKFIKSALLLNE, encoded by the coding sequence ATGAAATTACCTTTATTTAACGAATCCTTCACGAAAATTTCGGAAGAAAAAAGAAATAAAATCCTCCAGACAGCAACTGATTATTTTGCAGAACACGGATTTGAAAGTTCAAATATTAATATCATCGCGAAAAAGGCAGGAATCAGCATTGGTGCAATGTACTCCTATTTCAGCAGCAAGGAGGCTCTATTTTCAACAGTAATCCATTACGCTGTTGAAACCTTAAAATCCGTTATGGATGAAATTATGAAGGGCGAAGACGAGTTGCTGATAAAGCTGGAGAAAATCATCAGAGCAGTTCAGTTCAATTCACGCACCAATATCCTTTATACCAAGCTATACGGTCAACTGACAGCGGAAAACAGGAGTGACCTTACCTCTCAGATCGTGACGGATATCGAAAGCGTCACCGCTGGACTGTATACCGCTCTTTTAGAACAGGCACAAAAGGAGAACGTGATCAGGGACGATATCGATCCGAGACTATTTGCCTTTTTTCTGGATAACCTGTTGATCACACTGCAGTTTTCCTATGCATGCACCTATTATCGAGAACGTCTCAAGATTTACGCAGGAGAGGATATTTTCAGCGACGATGAGCTTGTGGCCACACAGCTTATGAAGTTTATTAAGAGCGCATTGCTCCTGAACGAATGA
- a CDS encoding winged helix-turn-helix transcriptional regulator translates to MTNREEELLELIRRNPAISQNELAAALGITRSSVAVHITNLIKKGYILGKGYLLKQDDYVSVLGGCNMDIIGFPVQKLVLQDSNPGKVKMALGGVGRNIAENLVHLGVPTKLISAVGEDIHGRRIMEHANKIGLDMKHTLVLNQVPTSTYLAILDETGDMKAGISQMEILEEITIDFIQNKKQIIEGSRLCIIDTNIPADVIHYVLDNFKNTEFFLDTVSSAKALKVKNKIGAFHTIKPNRIEAELLSGIEIKSQKDMLKAADYFLNQGVKRVFLSLGSEGVFYHDGKVHKLIPNPKVTVANATGAGDAFLAALAYGRFHDYDIDESARFSMAAAIMALNYEETINPNISDENVKKTMKETGLC, encoded by the coding sequence ATGACAAACAGAGAAGAAGAACTGCTGGAATTAATCCGCCGCAATCCGGCAATCTCTCAAAATGAACTGGCAGCTGCACTTGGCATTACCCGTTCGTCCGTTGCGGTTCATATCACGAACTTAATTAAAAAAGGATATATTCTTGGGAAAGGATATCTTCTGAAACAGGACGATTATGTCAGTGTTTTAGGCGGCTGCAATATGGATATTATCGGCTTTCCTGTCCAGAAGCTGGTTCTGCAGGATTCCAATCCGGGTAAAGTTAAAATGGCTTTGGGCGGAGTAGGAAGAAATATTGCAGAAAATCTTGTGCATCTGGGAGTACCTACCAAGCTGATCAGTGCAGTGGGTGAGGACATTCATGGACGGCGGATCATGGAACATGCAAATAAGATTGGCCTGGATATGAAGCATACCCTTGTTTTAAATCAAGTACCCACCTCCACATATCTGGCAATCCTCGATGAAACCGGAGATATGAAGGCGGGGATTTCCCAGATGGAAATTCTGGAGGAGATCACCATTGACTTTATCCAGAACAAGAAGCAGATCATTGAAGGCTCCAGACTCTGCATCATTGATACGAATATCCCTGCCGATGTGATTCATTATGTTTTGGACAACTTTAAGAATACTGAGTTTTTCCTAGATACGGTATCCAGCGCAAAAGCTTTGAAGGTTAAAAACAAAATTGGAGCGTTCCATACCATCAAGCCCAATCGGATCGAGGCCGAGCTGCTCTCCGGAATCGAGATCAAATCCCAAAAGGATATGCTGAAGGCTGCAGACTACTTCCTGAATCAGGGAGTAAAGAGAGTCTTTCTTTCTCTTGGATCCGAAGGGGTATTCTATCACGACGGGAAGGTTCATAAACTCATACCCAATCCTAAGGTAACTGTGGCAAATGCCACCGGTGCGGGGGATGCATTTTTGGCTGCGCTGGCTTATGGCAGATTCCATGATTATGACATTGATGAGAGCGCCCGGTTTTCCATGGCTGCCGCCATCATGGCTTTAAACTATGAAGAGACAATTAATCCAAATATTTCAGATGAAAATGTAAAGAAAACGATGAAGGAGACAGGACTATGTTAG